taatgtgtactCCAGCACAACATTTCAGGTGAGTATCAAATTTCATCCCTCCACTCTCAGCTCCACCACTAGGCCTCAGATTAATCAGATGAAGTAATCACTCGATTGATATTATGACGGATTAAAAGGTTGCAGATTGCCCTCGCTAGAGTGTAAATATGCATAATCCAGAATTACTGCATAGACCGCCGCCTCAAAGCACTGGCAGTCTGAATGACATGGTAATACagctttctctgtctgtgattcataaaaaaaatggcataacACCATGGGGGAGGAAGATTGGAGATGATTAAGTAACACATTAAGTGGTCAAATTGATAAAGGACATCTTATTATGGCTTTTTCCATCTGGGATCTAAATGACTTTACTCCCTGTAATCTTACATTGTTCCTGTCTTTAAATAGTATGGCTTTTGGAAATGCAGTTACGAGTTCAAGAGAATTAGTGACAAAAAAGTTACTCTAAAATTTGTAGTTCAgctgtatttttgtttttgttttatgtatACAAAATGTGTCACCAAATATCTACAAAAGGGTTCAAAGAGCAAAAGTTATCAATATGAAAATTTCCATACAATTCTCTGATTACTATGCATTGCAATTCAAAATAGTTTTCTTTTTAGCCAGCCCTAACAGACAGATGTGACCTTCAGTGAGCTCTGAGGAGACTGAAGTCAGCCCTTTAGAGAAGAAGAGCCTGGTGTTTACAAGCATTCTATGAGTGGTTAGCATTGTGCACTTAGACTTGTCTGCACTTGAAGTGGACACCTGAATAGCCTTGAATCAGTACGTGGTATGAATTTATGGAGTGGGAGTGGTTAGTGTGTCTTGTCTGCCTGTGCATGCCCTGAACTGAAGCCTTGCTTCCACCGCCACTGCCACAGGAACACCCTGAGCTGTGGAGTAATGGTTGACCTGACCTGGCTCATGAGTGATTAACACTGGTTATGGATATCTCGCTCCTATCCACGCTCAGTGCTTACAGTGACCGATTGGCTCATCTGCCAAGTGTCATTCCAGCTTTAAACATGCAGAACAAAACAGCGTGGTTCCTCTGAGCTGACCCCTGCCTCACACTTCCTGCCTTCCCTTACATAGACCATGAGTGACCCAGAGGTTAAGGACAATGCTGACTGGTTTGAAGTCGCTCAGGCGATGTAATATCTTGGCAAGGACGAGTAAAGTCCAGCTGAGGGCCCATCAGTGGACAGGGCTGCTGGCCAGGGGCTAGAGATTAACAGGAGGTGCCGTGTAAGGCGTGATTAGTGGACAACTCCTCTGCATGGCTGCGTAGTGTGTAGGACCATTATGGACACAGACGCATGCATCATGCATCTCTGTACTGGCAATACAGTGGGATGCCCACGTCCAAGTGTAACTAGAGAATTATGTCATATTCCAAAAAGCCTCAAAAACAAAGCTCACCCTCAGCTGTGAAATCTCTCTGAGAAAGTGTAAAGGTATCCAGTAAAATTTGTTGGACATCCAAATAGAAGTGTTGGTTTGTCCTCTGTATAAAAGGGCAGGTTTCCAATTTGTACAAACTCTCTAAAATTACAAAAAAgaatttgtttttcaaaaagGAGCTAACATTTCCTGAGATAACGTACAATGTCCCATGATGTTGTTAATAATTTTTTGTTGGTCACCAAATATGATTTTGCAAAGGTAGTATATGATGACACAAAGGGTTATGTAAAGTAGTACCAAATCCCAAATGAATCTTAGTCCATGTAACAGAGAGAATAACAGTCAACCATTTTACTCTAAGTAAAAAAATGGCTTGAGAATCACATACGGTCAGATCCCTATGTTGAGCCTTTCTTATTTATAGAATCAGAGAATCAGCGTTGATACCCTGATTTTGTTCATAACTTTAACTTGAAACTttgtacacagacacaatagATAAAAGTCCAATCAAACATATACAGCGTCAGATGATGGATCTACCTGCATGAAGCTACTGAATCAAGACCCCTGGCTTTTGATCTTTTTGTGCTTGGTCTATCTCAGCAGTCTTTTCAGTTTGGGATTAGTGATGTCTGAAGCCCTATCATATGAACAAAAGTTTACTGGATGTTTAAGTCATTAATGTTTGGGTGGCTACACTCGTCAAATAGTTCTTAGTGTTCATTTAGGTAAAAGCTACAAATTCTTCATGTAAATTATGTAGGAGCTAGAtttacaaaaatgaaaagtaagttacataaaaaaaaacatgcttatTCCAACCATTTAACTGTACATGCAGTTAGCGTACCAAAGATATCTTTGAAACCCCCAAGTACATACTCGTAAGTTGCATATTACTTTGGCAAGggagaaaacattttgaatgtcTCCCTAGGATACTCATTTCAAACATCCTTAAGTGCCCTGCTACACAGATTCCCCATTACCCTTTCATTACATCTTGCaattacagtactgtacaaAAAAGAAATGCACAACAAAGTGATGAACCCACAAGCAAAGAGGAacataatctaaaaaaaaagcaaaaactccacatcaattaaaaaaaaaaacatcaacttacAGACAAGAACAGGATGGAAAGTAGTGCAGGGAGGAACAGTAGACTAGCTCTGGCCAATGCATAATGCACTGACCATGGGAAGTGACCGCTCTCCTTCCTAGAAAAGACCAGAACAGGCAGAGAATAGAGATGGAGGAACTgacggagagaaggagaggtagaCGTAGACGGGGCAGTATTCTGATTAGATGGCCAGATGCAGATATGACTGAGGTTCCAGAATAGCTGTTCTGACTGCCTGGCGCTTACTGCTAAGTTGTTGACGTGGAGTGAATTGGCCTTATTACAGCAGCAAGTGAAGTTACAGGATTCAAACCTCTTGTACATCTCTTGCAGACTAAACTCTGACAATGCTACAGAGAGCATCACATGTACACTGCAGACTGCAGTCTGCCTCAGCCTGAATGGTGATAAAGGCTGTCCTAATGAGAgctatgcagagagagagagagagagagagagagagagagagagagagagcgctttaCCATCCCAGAGGAGTAGCAGCGCTGGGATGTTTCAggtggagctgatggagctaACCTGTTTCCATCCAACTGTAGCTGTCTTTCCTCTCTTGAGAGTCTGCTCGTAGCAGCCTTGGGTTTGGATGGGCTCATCTCCTGACTCAGACAGGAGCTCAGCAGCTGTCACCCAGAGCCCAAACAGAGCCATTTGAAATGCCCAGAGCACAAGGTGAGGGTGAGCTGAAGATGCAGAACGcctgtcttttctcctctcattctcacgCTTGTTGTTCCTTTGTCTATGCAAGCTGTTTGTGATGAATGTCTAAGGGTATGCACCGGTGAGTGTGGCTGGGATGCTGCTGTGCAGTCCTGACGAGGGTTCTCATTTGAATAACTCATTcgtacacactcatatacatttAAGATGTCAATGTGACATGCCCATGCACTCTCCTCATAGACACAACCGCAACTAAAGAGGCACAAGGAATGGGTTTGCCGTGATGCATGGTCTCCGTGTGTGCACGGCGCTCTGTCTGTGCGATAGCTTCGCTGGTCTCTAGTTCCTCTAATAGCAGCTCCACGACTGTGGTCTACCCTGTAGCTGTCCGCGAGAAGCGCTTCCCACAGCAATGcacaacgcacgcacgcacccaacctctcacgagcacacacaggcctcaCCCCCCTCATCCCAAATGGCCGCTACTCTGCTCTGGTCCTCAGGAGGGCTTCCACAAGGCTCCCTTCTCCAGAGCACACAAGTGGGAGTCACTTCCCATGTTTATTGCAGAAAAGGCCCCCTAAATATTGACCTTAAGAGCTGCACGCTAGGGGAGGTGTTTATTGCTGGTGTCACTAAGCCTTTCCTGCCAGGAGTCACTGCTGCAGACTCCTCCCTACACGTCTCCACACAAATGAAGGTGCAACAGACATTTACCTTTCACATCGCGCTTGTTTCTTTTTCGTTTAAAGGCATGCGGATCGACACACGGAAATGCAAACCGGAAGTTTTTtaggtttctttttttcaagaaaaaaaaacagggtcaATCCCCCTTCTGAGCAATTATCCTTGACAAATAGGTGTCCATTTTAACAAGTAGTGTTATCTTAAAAAACATGCTTTTTTTCAAATACCCtattaattcattaaaaaagcaaaaaagcaaACATGTTTCTCAAAAAAACAAATGGTGTAGAAACAGGAGCTTTGAAAACAAAAGCGTAATtaataaaaaagaatgaaaatccATTTGTCCATAAACATACCTTGATCTTTTACTTTTAGTCTTAACAGATAAATTAATGTTCTTGTATCTAAATGTAAAATGATATACAGCAGTTCTCAAAAATGTGGTAATTTCAAAGGATGGCACAGTCACAAAAAagtaatgaaaaaaataaataaattagtgCTCAATAAAACTTTTTATAACCTCTGTAGTATTGATGGAAATGGctctctgacacagacacatccaaaaactcactccatacacacacatgcacgtacacgcgcacacacacacacacacacacacacacacacacacacacacacacacacacacacacgcagttacacaaacatattcattCGCAGTACAAGAGGAAGGAATGCACAGCTAGACAGACAGCTGGACTGCACGAGAGGAGCTTGACTTGTGCTGAGGTAAAGTTCTTTGTGCCATTTCAAGGTTTCTGTTAAGAGTCTTAAGAAAGTAATGTTGGGttcacaaaagaaagaaagaaagaaagaaagaaagaggactTTGTTTGCCCGTGGTATTGTCCAACAGGTGGTGAGTGGAATAGGTGCCAGAGGAGAAGAGTCTGTTAAGGGTGTTTATATCTCCTTCTCTTGTTTGTGATAATACAAGTCATTGCCAGGAGACATAACCCAAACAGTATTTTTCTTCTGGCACAAGCACCATAACAGCAACACTGGACTTGGAcagtgtcctgtcctgtccattcTCCTGCCCCCTTCCCCcaacctcctccctccctccctctctctctctctggatgaaAGAGGAGGGGtcgaaagagagggggaatgaagaagggagaggggaagaggaggtcGTGGCGTTAGCTGTTGTTCCTGTGGAGCAGCTTTGTGAAGCGGACGTCCATCAGCTTCCTACAGACAGCCTTTCCGCTCCCCATCCTCCTGCCCTTCCTGTCCAGGAGCGTGAGGCTATCCAGAGCCTCCATCCCTGGGAGAGAAATCAAATACcacacctccttctccttccctccctccatcgctctccatctttctttctacctctctccaaCATGTTTATCCATCGCTCCCTCCCGCGCTGGAAATGGGGGAAATGCTGAAATGGCTGCTCGCCTCAGCTGTCATGACCTCAGTCTCGCGCACTTTGGATGATGAATTCAATCAACACCTTCGCCTGGCTGAGCCAACCTGTGCCAGTGGCGCCATCTTAGGGAATAAGGTGTTTCACAGCTCACTGCCCTTCCATCTACTACCCCCCTCTGCCACACAGACAACCTCTGCCAAGGCTCCAGCggctctcctccatcctcgCCTCCTATTACATTCCTTTGTTGCATTCACCCGTCCACCCATTTCCATTCACTCTGCTGTGTCCACTGCCCCTGACCGCCTGCGTCCCTCCAGAGGAAGGCccggacagggggggggggggggcgctcagACGTAGGCCGACTCGCTGGACTGAGTCCTGCCCATGTTGGGCGGCTGGGAGAGGTGGGCCATGTCCTTCTTGCGGATCTCGCAGATGGACTTGCGGCGCGCCTGCACGCCCCGGATGGCCGCCTTGATCTTGCGCCAGCCCAGGTGGTTGAGCTCGGCCAGGTTGAGCACCACGCAGATGCCGCTCACGGCGAACATGAAGACCAGGAAGACCGTCTTCTCTGTCGGGCGCGACACGTAGCACTCCACCTCCTTCAGGCAGGGGTAGCGGTCGCACTCGAAGATGCCCGGCACGCTGAAGCCGTACAGGAAGTACTGGCCGGCCAGGAAGCCGATCTCCAGCGCGTTGCGGAACACCACCTGGATGATGTAGAAGCGCGAGATGCCCTCCTGCCGCCGCACCTTGGAGCTCTTGCTGTGCGTGAGGCCGCGCGGCGCGTTGGGGATCTCCTTCACCTCCAGGCAGTCTGGctcctccttcccccctccgcccccgTCCGGGTGCTGCACCAGGATGCCGTTGATGTTGCGCAGGCGGCGCGCCCCCTCGCGGCCGTAGTCCCGCTCCAGCATGGGGTAGAGGAAGGAGTAGCGGCGCTCGCGCTGCTTGGCCGACTGGTGCACCGAGTAGGTGATGAAGCACAGGCTGGGCGTGCACACCAGGATGATCTGGAAGACCCAGTAGCGGATGTGCGAGATGGGGAAGGCCTTGTCGTAGCAGGCCTGGTTGCAGCCGGGCTGCATGGTGTTGCAGATGAACATGGTCTGCTCGTCCTCGTACACCGTCTCCCCCACGATGGCCACGATCAGGATGCGGAAGATCACCACCACGGTCAGCAGGATCCTGGAGcaggggagagtggaggagacagaggacacacatgga
The Sardina pilchardus chromosome 13, fSarPil1.1, whole genome shotgun sequence genome window above contains:
- the LOC134099859 gene encoding gap junction delta-2 protein; amino-acid sequence: MGEWTILERLLEAAVQQHSTMIGRILLTVVVIFRILIVAIVGETVYEDEQTMFICNTMQPGCNQACYDKAFPISHIRYWVFQIILVCTPSLCFITYSVHQSAKQRERRYSFLYPMLERDYGREGARRLRNINGILVQHPDGGGGGKEEPDCLEVKEIPNAPRGLTHSKSSKVRRQEGISRFYIIQVVFRNALEIGFLAGQYFLYGFSVPGIFECDRYPCLKEVECYVSRPTEKTVFLVFMFAVSGICVVLNLAELNHLGWRKIKAAIRGVQARRKSICEIRKKDMAHLSQPPNMGRTQSSESAYV